From Vanessa cardui chromosome 29, ilVanCard2.1, whole genome shotgun sequence, a single genomic window includes:
- the LOC124541883 gene encoding juvenile hormone esterase-like isoform X2, whose amino-acid sequence MTESPIVRVEEGELQGKLVNSPSGKAFYSFQGIPYAKPPIGSLRFKAPQPPEPWDGVREATSEGNSCAQIEPFFHKQYLGDENCLFLNVYTPSVDGEFLPVMVFIHGGGFRMGSSSSNLYGADYLVEKDVVIVTINYRCGPLGFLCLNTPDVPGNAGAKDIVQALRWIKENIKSFGGNSGNLTVFGKSCGSALVTLLTASPLTKNLINKAIIQSGTALNTWAIQRSPIDNAIALAKELGCESSAIDEIHEFLSTTPVKDIVEAYERMAPLVGTMDKTLNPFAPVVEKEFPGVEAFLTEPFVDVLTSGRVADVPVMIGSTSVEVALVHDTDDLQSYIPKDLNIERDSDEALAIADKIKALYFKGDVSSDESLKDRAHLVSDCLYNINMHRYIKYLVNNTNKPIYFYKFNYNGELDWSEHILKSLDLKRAGHVDEVGYLFKSDLEKEVEPQDVKMRERLLRLWTNFAKGGNPTPDENHYLPVTWSPVTKDNLCYLNIGNELSLATNPDQEKMEYWDELYGKYYKIWDHPTTNESIVPISEKLEFSTAPVIVEETIITTSTIVNNVETTETQLLVNVQETVEGNEEIKGLIVDDNEAVHQNNTVDVPTEEIAVPDNVVDTHTPDNIVQEEVEPTEVQIVEQPEDFGINIVEIQQKFETPQNGVEEIKFNGNTEKKPRPSNEIKMVPSNNVNPKDVIRANDPPEDDLPKNIGVNKFVNFFESLGGKK is encoded by the exons ATGACTGAATCACCGATCGTGAGGGTGGAAGAGGGAGAACTGCAGGGGAAGCTCGTCAACTCGCCCAGCGGCAAAGCCTTCTACAGTTTCCAGGGGATCCCATACGCGAAACCTCCCATTGGATCATTGAGGTTTAAG GCCCCACAGCCACCAGAGCCATGGGACGGTGTACGCGAGGCCACTTCAGAAGGGAACAGCTGCGCTCAAATCGAACCATTCTTCCACAAACAGTACCTGGGAGATGAAAATTGTCTCTTCCTAAATGTTTACACGCCCAGCGTGGACGGAGAATTCCTGCCTGTTATGGTTTTCATTCACGGCGGTGGATTTCGTATGGGATCAAGCAGTAGTAACTTATACGGTGCAGATTATTTAGTAGAAAAGGATGTAGTTATTGTAACTATTAACTATAGATGCGGACCTCTAGGTTTCCTGTGTCTGAACACTCCCGATGTACCTGGAAATGCGGGCGCTAAAGATATCGTACAAGCTCTTCGATGGATTAAAGAGAATATAAAGAGCTTCGGAGGTAATTCAGGCAATCTAACTGTCTTCGGCAAAAGTTGTGGCAGCGCATTGGTCACGCTCCTCACAGCGAGTCCTTTGACGAAGAATTTGATAAACAAAGCTATCATACAATCCGGTACAGCGTTGAACACTTGGGCGATTCAAAGGAGTCCAATAGATAACGCAATAGCTCTAGCTAAAGAGCTGGGCTGCGAATCGTCAGCTATCGATGAAATTCATGAGTTTCTATCGACAACGCCAGTCAAAGATATTGTAGAGGCGTACGAGAGGATGGCGCCTTTGGTCGGTACGATGGATAAGACATTGAATCCGTTCGCGCCGGTCGTCGAGAAAGAGTTCCCAGGTGTAGAAGCTTTCCTAACTGAGCCGTTTGTAGATGTACTAACATCTGGTCGAGTAGCTGATGTACCAGTCATGATCGGTTCAACATCTGTAGAAGTCGCTTTGGTTCACGATACAGACGATTTACAATCGTACATCCCAAAAGACCTCAACATTGAGAGGGATTCAGATGAAGCGTTAGCTATTGCAGATAAAATTAAGGCTTTATACTTCAAAGGTGACGTTTCAAGCGACGAGAGCTTAAAAGATAGAGCGCATTTAGTATCTGATTgtctatacaatataaatatgcaCCGGTACATCAAATACCTAGTGAACAACACAAATAAGCCGATTTATTTCTACAAATTTAACTACAATGGCGAATTGGACTGGAGCGAGCACATCCTGAAAAGTTTGGACCTGAAGCGCGCTGGGCATGTGGATGAAGTGGGGTATCTGTTCAAGAGTGACTTGGAGAAGGAAGTAGAGCCACAGGATGTTAAGATGAGGGAACGCCTGCTGAGGCTGTGGACAAACTTCGCTAAGGGCGG TAACCCCACGCCAGATGAAAACCACTACCTCCCAGTAACGTGGTCGCCAGTCACCAAAGACAATCTCTGTTATCTAAATATTGGCAACGAATTATCATTGGCTACGAATCCGGACCAAGAGAAAATGGAATACTGGGACGAATTATACGGTAAATACTACAAAATCTGGGATCATCCCACAACAAATGAGAGTATTGTTCCAATCAGCGAGAAACTAGAATTTTCAACGGCTCCAGTGATCGTTGAAGAGACGATTATAACGACTTCAACTATCGTTAACAATGTTGAAACAACAGAGACACAATTATTAGTTAACGTGCAAGAGACCGTTGAGGGTAATGAAGAAATAAAAGGTTTAATAGTCGACGATAATGAAGCTGTACATCAAAATAATACAGTCGATGTTCCTACTGAAGAAATCGCAGTACCGGACAATGTAGTGGACACACACACACCGGACAATATCGTACAGGAAGAAGTAGAACCAACAGAGGTTCAAATAGTCGAACAACCAGAAGACTTTGGTATAAATATCGTTGAGATTCAACAGAAATTCGAAACGCCTCAGAATGGCGTCGAAGAGATCAAATTCAATGGTAATACAGAGAAGAAACCTAGGCCGTCGAATGAAATCAAAATGGTGCCGAGTAATAACGTGAATCCGAAAGATGTCATCAGAGCCAACGATCCCCCAGAAGACGATTTACCCAAGAACATTGGAGTCAACAAATTTGTGAACTTCTTCGAATCGCTTGGAGGCAAGAAGTGA
- the LOC124541883 gene encoding juvenile hormone esterase-like isoform X1, with amino-acid sequence MISVVNEFLDDLRGGRMTESPIVRVEEGELQGKLVNSPSGKAFYSFQGIPYAKPPIGSLRFKAPQPPEPWDGVREATSEGNSCAQIEPFFHKQYLGDENCLFLNVYTPSVDGEFLPVMVFIHGGGFRMGSSSSNLYGADYLVEKDVVIVTINYRCGPLGFLCLNTPDVPGNAGAKDIVQALRWIKENIKSFGGNSGNLTVFGKSCGSALVTLLTASPLTKNLINKAIIQSGTALNTWAIQRSPIDNAIALAKELGCESSAIDEIHEFLSTTPVKDIVEAYERMAPLVGTMDKTLNPFAPVVEKEFPGVEAFLTEPFVDVLTSGRVADVPVMIGSTSVEVALVHDTDDLQSYIPKDLNIERDSDEALAIADKIKALYFKGDVSSDESLKDRAHLVSDCLYNINMHRYIKYLVNNTNKPIYFYKFNYNGELDWSEHILKSLDLKRAGHVDEVGYLFKSDLEKEVEPQDVKMRERLLRLWTNFAKGGNPTPDENHYLPVTWSPVTKDNLCYLNIGNELSLATNPDQEKMEYWDELYGKYYKIWDHPTTNESIVPISEKLEFSTAPVIVEETIITTSTIVNNVETTETQLLVNVQETVEGNEEIKGLIVDDNEAVHQNNTVDVPTEEIAVPDNVVDTHTPDNIVQEEVEPTEVQIVEQPEDFGINIVEIQQKFETPQNGVEEIKFNGNTEKKPRPSNEIKMVPSNNVNPKDVIRANDPPEDDLPKNIGVNKFVNFFESLGGKK; translated from the exons TGGCGGCAGAATGACTGAATCACCGATCGTGAGGGTGGAAGAGGGAGAACTGCAGGGGAAGCTCGTCAACTCGCCCAGCGGCAAAGCCTTCTACAGTTTCCAGGGGATCCCATACGCGAAACCTCCCATTGGATCATTGAGGTTTAAG GCCCCACAGCCACCAGAGCCATGGGACGGTGTACGCGAGGCCACTTCAGAAGGGAACAGCTGCGCTCAAATCGAACCATTCTTCCACAAACAGTACCTGGGAGATGAAAATTGTCTCTTCCTAAATGTTTACACGCCCAGCGTGGACGGAGAATTCCTGCCTGTTATGGTTTTCATTCACGGCGGTGGATTTCGTATGGGATCAAGCAGTAGTAACTTATACGGTGCAGATTATTTAGTAGAAAAGGATGTAGTTATTGTAACTATTAACTATAGATGCGGACCTCTAGGTTTCCTGTGTCTGAACACTCCCGATGTACCTGGAAATGCGGGCGCTAAAGATATCGTACAAGCTCTTCGATGGATTAAAGAGAATATAAAGAGCTTCGGAGGTAATTCAGGCAATCTAACTGTCTTCGGCAAAAGTTGTGGCAGCGCATTGGTCACGCTCCTCACAGCGAGTCCTTTGACGAAGAATTTGATAAACAAAGCTATCATACAATCCGGTACAGCGTTGAACACTTGGGCGATTCAAAGGAGTCCAATAGATAACGCAATAGCTCTAGCTAAAGAGCTGGGCTGCGAATCGTCAGCTATCGATGAAATTCATGAGTTTCTATCGACAACGCCAGTCAAAGATATTGTAGAGGCGTACGAGAGGATGGCGCCTTTGGTCGGTACGATGGATAAGACATTGAATCCGTTCGCGCCGGTCGTCGAGAAAGAGTTCCCAGGTGTAGAAGCTTTCCTAACTGAGCCGTTTGTAGATGTACTAACATCTGGTCGAGTAGCTGATGTACCAGTCATGATCGGTTCAACATCTGTAGAAGTCGCTTTGGTTCACGATACAGACGATTTACAATCGTACATCCCAAAAGACCTCAACATTGAGAGGGATTCAGATGAAGCGTTAGCTATTGCAGATAAAATTAAGGCTTTATACTTCAAAGGTGACGTTTCAAGCGACGAGAGCTTAAAAGATAGAGCGCATTTAGTATCTGATTgtctatacaatataaatatgcaCCGGTACATCAAATACCTAGTGAACAACACAAATAAGCCGATTTATTTCTACAAATTTAACTACAATGGCGAATTGGACTGGAGCGAGCACATCCTGAAAAGTTTGGACCTGAAGCGCGCTGGGCATGTGGATGAAGTGGGGTATCTGTTCAAGAGTGACTTGGAGAAGGAAGTAGAGCCACAGGATGTTAAGATGAGGGAACGCCTGCTGAGGCTGTGGACAAACTTCGCTAAGGGCGG TAACCCCACGCCAGATGAAAACCACTACCTCCCAGTAACGTGGTCGCCAGTCACCAAAGACAATCTCTGTTATCTAAATATTGGCAACGAATTATCATTGGCTACGAATCCGGACCAAGAGAAAATGGAATACTGGGACGAATTATACGGTAAATACTACAAAATCTGGGATCATCCCACAACAAATGAGAGTATTGTTCCAATCAGCGAGAAACTAGAATTTTCAACGGCTCCAGTGATCGTTGAAGAGACGATTATAACGACTTCAACTATCGTTAACAATGTTGAAACAACAGAGACACAATTATTAGTTAACGTGCAAGAGACCGTTGAGGGTAATGAAGAAATAAAAGGTTTAATAGTCGACGATAATGAAGCTGTACATCAAAATAATACAGTCGATGTTCCTACTGAAGAAATCGCAGTACCGGACAATGTAGTGGACACACACACACCGGACAATATCGTACAGGAAGAAGTAGAACCAACAGAGGTTCAAATAGTCGAACAACCAGAAGACTTTGGTATAAATATCGTTGAGATTCAACAGAAATTCGAAACGCCTCAGAATGGCGTCGAAGAGATCAAATTCAATGGTAATACAGAGAAGAAACCTAGGCCGTCGAATGAAATCAAAATGGTGCCGAGTAATAACGTGAATCCGAAAGATGTCATCAGAGCCAACGATCCCCCAGAAGACGATTTACCCAAGAACATTGGAGTCAACAAATTTGTGAACTTCTTCGAATCGCTTGGAGGCAAGAAGTGA